Below is a window of Streptomyces qaidamensis DNA.
GCCTGCGGTCTGGTCGGGCTGGTCTTCGTCTGGTTCAACAAGTACGCGGTGTTCGAGAAGGTCATGACGGTCCTGGTGGGCGTCATGTTCGTGGTGACGGTGTACCTGGCGATCCGGGTCACGCCGAACATCCCCGACGCCTTCGCCGGGCTGCTCCCGGTCCTCCCGGACGAGAAGGACTCGATCCTCAACACGCTGGGCCTGATCGGCGGTGTGGGCGGCACGATCACGCTCGCGGCGTACGGCTACTGGGTCAACGCCAAGGGCTGGACCGACACCGGCTGGATGAAGGTCATGCGGCTGGACAACCGCGTCGCCTACGCCACGACCGGCATCTTCGTCATCGCCATGCTGTTCGTCGGCGCCGAACTGCTCCACTCGGCGAACGTCGCCATCGCGAGCGGCGACAAGGGCTTGGTCCAGCTGGGCGACATCCTGGAGAAGGAGTACGGCTCGGCCACCGCCACGTTCTTCCTGATCGGCTTCTTCGCCACGTCCTTCACCTCGCTGATCGGCGTCTGGCACGGCGTGAGCCTGATGTTCGCCGACTTCGTCGCCCGCCTGACGGGCACGGGCCGGTCCAAGGGCGAGGAGGTCGCCTCGGGGACGCGCGAGCGCTCCTGGCCGTTCCGCGCCTACCTGCTCTGGCTGACCTTCCCGCCGATGATCCTGCTCTTCGAGGGCCAGCCCTTCCGCCTGATCATCATCTACGGCGTGCTCGGCGCGGCCTTCCTGCCCTTCCTCGCCGGCACGCTGATCTGGCTCCTGAACTCCCCCCGTACGCCCCGCGAGTGGCGCAGCGGCCCGGTGAGCAACGTGATGCTCGCCGTCGCGGGGCTGCTGTTCCTGATCCTGTGCGTGAAGCAGATCTGGGACCAGCCGTGGGGGGAGTTCTTCTAGGGCGACGGGACGCCGCTACGGCAGCGCGTCCACGTGCGGTCCCACGGCGTTGGACCACGCGTTGCCGGAGGTGGCGTCCCAGTTGGTCGACCAGGTCATCGCGCCCCGC
It encodes the following:
- a CDS encoding Nramp family divalent metal transporter yields the protein MADTTGNTTENEATPPPQPRKASWKYIGPGIVVAATGVGAGDLVATLIAGSNFGYTLLWAAVIGCLVKISLAEAAGRWHLSTGRTLFDGWASLGRWTTWFFAVYVVVWGFVYGAAAMSSSALPLQALFPDVMDLKWWGIACGLVGLVFVWFNKYAVFEKVMTVLVGVMFVVTVYLAIRVTPNIPDAFAGLLPVLPDEKDSILNTLGLIGGVGGTITLAAYGYWVNAKGWTDTGWMKVMRLDNRVAYATTGIFVIAMLFVGAELLHSANVAIASGDKGLVQLGDILEKEYGSATATFFLIGFFATSFTSLIGVWHGVSLMFADFVARLTGTGRSKGEEVASGTRERSWPFRAYLLWLTFPPMILLFEGQPFRLIIIYGVLGAAFLPFLAGTLIWLLNSPRTPREWRSGPVSNVMLAVAGLLFLILCVKQIWDQPWGEFF